One Xenopus tropicalis strain Nigerian chromosome 8, UCB_Xtro_10.0, whole genome shotgun sequence genomic window carries:
- the hspa5 gene encoding endoplasmic reticulum chaperone BiP has product MVTMKLFALVLLVSASVFAADDDDKREDVGTVVGIDLGTTYSCVGVFKNGRVEIIANDQGNRITPSYVAFTPEGERLIGDAAKNQLTSNPENTVFDAKRLIGRTWNDPSVQQDIKYLPFKVIERKTKPYIQVDIGDQMKTFAPEEISAMVLVKMKETAEAYLGKKVTHAVVTVPAYFNDAQRQATKDAGTIAGLNVMRIINEPTAAAIAYGLDKKEGEKNILVFDLGGGTFDVSLLTIDNGVFEVVATNGDTHLGGEDFDQRVMEHFIKLYKKKTGKDVRKDNRAVQKLRREVEKAKRALSSQHQSRIEIESFFEGEDFSETLTRAKFEELNMDLFRSTMKPVQKVLDDADLKKSDIDEIVLVGGSTRIPKIQQLVKEFFNGKEPSRGINPDEAVAYGAAVQAGVLSGDQDTGDLVLLDVCPLTLGIETVGGVMTKLIPRNTVVPTKKSQIFSTASDNQPTVTIKVYEGERPLTKDNHLLGTFDLTGIPPAPRGVPQIEVTFEIDVNGILRVTAEDKGTGNKNKITITNDQNRLTPEEIERMVTDAEKFAEEDKKLKERIDTRNELESYAYSLKNQIGDKEKLGGKLSSEDKETIEKAVEEKIEWLESHQDSDIEEFKAKKKELEEIVQPIVGKLYGGAGAPPPEGAEETEKDEL; this is encoded by the exons ATGGTGACCATGAAGCTGTTTGCCTTGGTGTTGCTGGTGTCTGCCAGCGTATTTGCTGCTGATGATGATGACAAGAGGGAAGATGTTGGGACTGTGGTTGGAATTGATTTGGGAACAACATATTCCTG tGTTGGTGTGTTTAAAAATGGGCGTGTTGAAATTATTGCCAATGACCAGGGTAACCGTATCACACCCTCTTATGTGGCATTCACACCTGAAGGTGAGCGTCTCATTGGAGATGCTGCAAAGAACCAGCTTACATCTAATCCTGAGAACACTGTGTTTGATGCCAAGCGTCTGATTGGCCGCACGTGGAATGACCCTTCTGTTCAACAGGACATAAAGTACCTGCCTTTTAAG GTCATTGAGAGGAAAACTAAACCTTACATTCAAGTTGATATTGGAGAtcagatgaaaacatttgccccAGAGGAGATTTCTGCTATGGTGCTGGTTAAGATGAAGGAAACTGCAGAGGCTTACTTGGGCAAAAAG GTTACTCATGCTGTTGTCACTGTACCTGCTTATTTCAATGATGCACAGCGTCAAGCAACCAAGGATGCAGGGACTATTGCAGGGCTGAATGTCATGAGGATCATCAATGAGCC AACTGCTGCTGCCATCGCTTACGGTCTGGACAAGAAAGAAGGAGAGAAGAACATCCTTGTGTTTGATTTGGGTGGTGGTACTTTTGATGTTTCCCTACTTACCATTGACAATGGTGTCTTTGAAGTGGTAGCTACTAATGGTGATACTCACCTTGGAGGAGAAGACTTTGACCAAAGAGTAATGGAGCACTTTATCAAACTGTACAAGAAGAAAACTGGCAAGGATGTCAGAAAGGATAATAGAGCTGTACAGAAACTTCGCAGAGAGGTTGAGAAAGCTAAGAGGGCGTTGTCATCCCAGCATCAATCCAGAATTGAGATTGAGTCTTTCTTTGAAGGGGAGGATTTCTCTGAAACTCTGACAAGAGCCAAGTTTGAAGAGTTGAATATG GACCTGTTCCGTTCCACTATGAAGCCAGTTCAGAAAGTCCTTGATGATGCTGACCTAAAGAAATCTGACATTGATGAAATTGTGCTTGTTGGGGGCTCCACTCGTATCCCAAAAATCCAGCAATTGGTAAAAGAATTCTTCAACGGCAAGGAGCCTTCCCGTGGTATCAATCCTGATGAGGCTGTTGCCTATGGTGCAGCTGTTCAAGCTGGAGTGCTTTCTGGTGACCAGGATACTG GTGATTTGGTTCTTCTTGATGTGTGCCCACTTACCCTTGGTATTGAGACTGTCGGAGGTGTAATGACAAAACTCATCCCCAGAAACACTGTTGTACCCACCAAAAAGTCACAGATCTTCTCTACAGCATCTGACAACCAGCCCACTGTCACCATCAAGGTTTATGAAG GTGAGCGTCCATTAACAAAAGATAACCATCTTCTGGGCACATTTGATTTGACTGGAATTCCTCCTGCACCCCGTGGTGTTCCCCAGATTGAGGTTACTTTTGAAATTGATGTGAACGGTATTCTGAGAGTTACTGCAGAGGACAAGGGCACTGGCAACAAGAACAAGATTACCATTACAAACGATCAAAACCGTCTAACACCTGAGGAAATAGAAAGGATGGTGACTGATGCTGAGAAATTTGCCGAAGAAGACAAAAAGCTGAAAGAGCGCATTGACACCCGGAATGAATTGGAGAGCTATGCCTATTCTTTAAAGAACCAGATAGGTGATAAGGAGAAGCTTGGAGGAAAACTTTCTTCTGAAGACAAGGAAACCATTGAGAAGGCAGTAGAAGAAAAGATTGAGTGGTTAGAAAGCCACCAAGATTCTGATATTGAAGAGTTTAAGGCCAAAAAGAAGGAATTGGAAGAAATTGTTCAACCAATTGTAGGCAAACTATACGGTGGAGCTGGGGCACCCCCTCCAGAAGGTGCAGAGGAGACTGAGAAGGATGAGTTGTAG
- the ppp6c gene encoding serine/threonine-protein phosphatase 6 catalytic subunit — protein MAPLDLDKYVEIARQCKYLPENDLKRLCDYVCDLLLEESNVQPVSTPVTVCGDIHGQFYDLCELFRTGGQVPDTNYIFMGDFVDRGYYSLETFTYLLALKAKWPDRITLLRGNHESRQITQVYGFYDECQTKYGNANAWRYCTKVFDMLTVAALIDEQILCVHGGLSPDIKTLDQIRTIERNQEIPHKGAFCDLVWSDPEDVDTWAISPRGAGWLFGAKVTNEFVHINNLKLICRAHQLVHEGYKFMFDEKLVTVWSAPNYCYRCGNIASIMVFKDVNTREPKLFRAVPDSERVIPPRTTTPYFL, from the exons ATGGCGCCGCTGGACCTGGATAAGTATGTGGAGATTGCCCGGCAATGCAAATATCTTCCTGAAAATGACCTGAAG CGACTATGTGATTATGTGTGTGATCTGCTACTGGAGGAATCAAATGTTCAGCCGGTATCTACACCCGTAACAGTTTGTGGAGATATACATGGACAG TTTTATGATCTGTGTGAGCTCTTTAGAACTGGCGGCCAAGTTCCTGACACAAATTACATCTTCATG GGTGACTTTGTAGATAGAGGGTATTACAGTTTAGAGACATTCACCTACCTGCTTGCCCTGAAAGCCAAGTGGCCTGACCGTATTACCTTGCTGCGAGGGAACCATGAAAGCAGGCAGATCACACAGGTGTATGGATTCTATG ATGAGTGCCAGACAAAATACGGAAATGCCAATGCTTGGAGATATTGCACAAAGGTTTTTGATATGCTGACTGTAGCAGCT ttgataGATGAGCAGATACTCTGTGTGCATGGTGGCCTCTCTCCAGACATAAAAACTCTGGACCAGATACGAACGATTGAACGCAATCAAGAGATACCACACAAAGGCGCTTTTTGTGACCTTGTTTGGTCAGACCCAGAAGATGTGGATACTTGGGCCATCAGTCCTCGAGGAGCAGGGTGGTTATTTGGAGCCAAAGTCACCAATGAG TTCGTTCATATCAACAATCTGAAGCTGATTTGCAGAGCGCACCAGTTAGTGCATGAGGGCTACAAATTCATGTTTGATGAGAAGCTTGTGACTGTGTGGTCAGCTCCTAACTACTGCTACCGTTGTGGCAACATCGCCTCTATTATGGTTTTCAAGGATGTGAACACCCGAGAGCCAAAACTCTTTCGAGCTGTTCCTGACTCTGAGCGGGTTATCCCTCCCAGAACCACCACACCGTACTTCCTCTGA